Below is a window of Caldichromatium japonicum DNA.
GAGATTCAGCGGAATATCCGGCAGCAGGAACACCGGCAGACTGTCGGGCAACTGGCCCATGTCGCCGACGGTGCGCACGTCCAGGCCCAGATACAGGGTCACGCCGGTCAGCACGACGATCGTCACCAGCGGTGAGGGGATGAGCTTGGTCAGATAGGGGAAGAGATAAATGATCGCCAGCCTGGCGGCCACCAGCGCATAGACCTGCCAGGTCGCGTTGGACCCGGTCAGCTCCGGCAACTGCGCCATGAAGATCAGGATCGCCAGCGCATTGACGAATCCGGTGACGACCGAGCGTGAGACGAAGCGCATCAGTGCACCGAGCCTCAGCCAGCCGGCCAGGATCTGGAGCATGCCGGTCAGCACCGTGGCCGCCAGCAGATATCGCAGGCCGTGATCCTCGACCAGCGTGATCATCAGCAACGCCATGGCACCCGTGGCCGCTGAGATCATGCCCGGACGCCCGCCGACGAAGGCCGTGACCGTGGCGATACAGAAGAAGGCATAGAGGCCGACCTTGGGGTCGACGCCGGCGATGATCGAAAACGCGGTCGCTTCCGGGATCAGGGCCAGCGCGACCACCAAGCCGGCGAGCAGATCGTTACGGACATTGGAAAACCAGTCCTGGCGGATGGAGTTCATGCGGAATGGGTACCTTCGCGGATAGGGCCCAACGGATCGGCGATGGAGTAAAACGCGAAGGCCGTGCGCCTGAACGGCAAGTGGTTCGAGCGGAGAACCGGGTGGAGTCGGGGAACAGTGCAGACATCAGTTGCGCGGCATCGCGTCGATGGTTAGACGGAGCGTTCTGAGAACGCGGGCGAGCCGGAATGTCTACACTGGCAGGTGACTCCTGAAGTCGGATGGGATGACGCAGAATGGCCGGCAGGATAACGAACAGGTGCTTCGATGGCAACCGTGACCGAGTCCGACCAGGGATGTTAGGCTGAAAGCACCGCCATGAAATACACGACACGAGCGGAAGATGTTATGCGAATTGCGATCATTGATGCCTGGCGCGAGCGATGGCGCCTGTCGCCTGTGTTCCAACCCGAGCGTATCGCCTCGCGCGCTGACTATGCCGCTCCCCGACGTGCGCAGATGCTGGAACAGCGTCGCACCTATGTCTCGAACCTCACGCCAGCCGATCAGCAGCCATTCAGTGTGCCGGGCTACTGTCAACCCTGCCGGCGCCAAGTCATGTTGCAGGTGGATTTCGCCTATGCCTACCCGGTCGATGGCCGGTTGCAGCCCAACTGGCGCGAGCGTCTGGTCTGCCCGCACTGTCGCCTCAACAGCCGGATCCGCGCGACCCTGCATCTGTTCGAGCGATTCGTGGGCGCCCGACGCCGAGATCCGCTGTATCTCAGCGAGCAGAACACGCCGCTCTATCGCTGGATGGCGGATCGCTGATCGCTACCCCAATTTGACCGGCAGCGAATATCTCGAGTCCGAGTTCCAGCACGGACAGGTCGATGCGCGCGGCTGGCGTCATGAAGACCTCACGCGCCTGAGCTTCGCGGATGCGAGTCTCTCGGCCATCCTCTCGTTCGACGTCCTGGAGCATATCCCCGATTATCCGGCTGCCGCGCGCGAGTGTCTGCGCTGTCTGAAACCCGGAGGCGTCTTCGTCTTCAGTGTGCCCTTCATCGTCGAGGCCCAAGAGACGCTCGTGCGCGCGCGGCTTGGATCGGACGGCCGGATCGAACATCTCCATCCACCCGAATATCATGGCGATCCGGTCAGCGACGCCGGCTGTCTCTGCTACTACCACTTCGGCTGGGAACTGCTCGATCAGTTGCGTGACCTGGGGTTCGTGGACGTGACGGCGCTCGATTACTGGTCGGCCGCGCATGGCTATCTGGGCGGCAACACGCTGCTGTTCGTGGCGCGCAAGCCGGCTGGGTGATGCGTTAAGTGCTTTAGGTCTCGCCGATGCGGTCGAGCTCGTGCTGGAGCTTGAGCCGGTCGAGCGAGGCGAAGGGCAGGGCGACAAAGATCTTGATGCGGTTCTCGATCTCGCGGAAGGCGGTGCGAAAGGCATTGAGCCGGGTCAGCTCTTCGCCTTCCACGGCGGCAGGATCTTCGCTGCCCCAATGGGCGGTCATCGGTTGACCGGGCCAGACCCGACACATCTCGCCTTTGGCCTTGTCACAGACGGTGATGACGAAATCCATCCGGGGGGCGTCCGGCTCGGCGAACTCCGCCCAATCCTTACTGCAGCAGCTCCAGCGCCAGGGGATGCACCTCACCTCTCGGGTGCTGCCGGCGCTGAAGCCGCGAAAGCGCGCCGCGCCCTAGCGCTCGATGATGCGCTCGGCGAGGATGCTGCGGGCGGAATTTCCAGTGCAGAGAAAGAGAACATTGAAAGGCGTGTCGGTCATGATACCAAGGGATGTCTGAAAATTGTCGTGTCGCGGAAGTTCAGAATATTGGCGGGGATTCACGCTGAAGAACGAGCGAAATTTTCATGACAGTCTCGGACGTACCACGATGGATTTCGTTGACCAGGGTTTCCAGGGTGTCTTTGAAGCTCGTTGCCATGTCGTCTATCCCAGTCTCAGGTTGGTCATCTGGATGGCTTGCGCATCGGCGCAAGCAGCGGAGCAGATCCGATCCGATACGATACGATGAGTCGCCATGCCGGCAACAACCTCAAGCGAGGTCTGCTGAAATCGAGTATAGAGCACCCCGCCGGATAGAAGGCAACGAGCGCTAGGCGGTCAGCCGCTCCTGACGCCAGCCGACGCCAGGGCCTCCCGCCCGACCCCAGAGGGCGAATCGGCACCCTGGGCCAGTCACTCAGAGTCCGCTTGGTGTCGTGGCCCATGAGCAGGCAGGCCGATCGAGCAGATCGTGGCCAATCCAGCCGCCACGGCGGCGGCCAGTAGCGCGGTCTCGTAAGAACCCATCAGACGGTAGACCCAGGCGCTGGCCCAGGGTCCAAGGACACCGCCCACACCCCAGGCCGTGAACAGAACGCCAAAGACCGCCGCCACGCGATCCGCGCCGAAATACTCGGCCACAGCGATCGGATAGGCTGCGGCCAGGACACCGTAAACGGTTCCGATGATGGCCAGTCCTGCCACGAGCGTCGACGCTGTTGGACTGAGCGCGCTCACACACAGCTTGGGAAGACGGCCAGTGTGAAGAATCCGGCCGTGATCGCCATCAATAGGATCACCAGCACAAAAACGGCGAGCAGGCGATAGGTAAACAGCGCGCGTAACAGAATCAGTTCGGTCAAGCTCGCGCCCGCGCCGCCAATGATAAGGGCCAGCACGACACCGGACTCGACGCCCTTGTCCATCAGCGCGCCGGCGATCGGAATGAGAGCTTCGGCGCACAGGTACAGCGGGATCCCGATCACGGTCGCCACGGGCACCGACCAGAGGCTTTGCGCCCCGGCGTACTGCTCCAGCAGACCGGCCGGCACGAAGCCATAATCAAACTGCCGATGGCCACGCCGAGGATGAGGTAGGGCAGCACGCGGACGAAATCCGCCCAGGTCTCCTGCCAGATGCGGCGCAGGAAGCCCGGATCCGGCTGCATCCGCGTGCAACCATCGCCGCCCGTGACGGCAGCCCCGGTCGTGGGGACTTCAAGGGTGCAGGCTTGCGAACGCGAGGTCTCCGGCGCACCGCCGCAGGAGGGCGGTGTCACGATGACGCCGCCCGCTGTTCCAGCGCAGCATTCCCCGCTTACCGTTGTCGTTTCAGCACGGATCTCGCGGCGGAAACCAAGGTGTTGCAGGAGCCATCCGGCGACCAGGGAGAATAGCAGCGCGGCCATGAAGTAAATGCCTGTCAATGACCAGCCAAAAGTGACCGCTAGTAACACGACGATGCTCGGGTTGAGCAACGGGGACGTGAACAGAAACACCATCATGGGGCCAAAGCCGGCACGCGCGTCGATCAGCCCTTTCAGCATCGGGATCGTCGAACAGCTACAGAAGGGCGTGATTGCGCCGAGGCCAGCGGCCAACAGGTAGCTGCGCGGTCGCCCGTCACCCACCCAGTGCTGAATGGTCGTCTCGGACAGGCGTCGCCGCAGCAGATCGACGAGGAAGCTCACGGCCAGGAACAGCAGCGAGAGTTCCAACGCCAGGAAGAGGAACATACTCAGAGTGTCTGATATCGTTTCGGGCATCGATAATCCATTATTTCTATTTAAGTCGAAATGTAGACTAATCTGTCATACTGCTTGGGTCAACGATCATTTTAGAACAGTCGAAATAGAGGAGTGTTTGAGACGTGGAACATGATGAGGCTGCGGCCACACTCGCCGAACTCGGCAATCGCCATCGTCTGGCCGTGTTCCGGTATCTGGTCAAGGCGGGGCAGGGCGGGGCCAGTGTCGGCGAGATCCAGCAGGCGCTCGGGATTCCGCTATCGACCTTGTCACATCATCTCTCGCGGATGGCACACGTTGGCCTGATCGATCAGACCCGGCACGGACGGGCGATTCTGTGCGTGCCGAACTATGCGCACCTGGCTGAGCTGTTGGCGTTTATCCAGCAAGAGTGTTGCGTGGGTCATCATGGGGACGTGGCTGTATCGTCAGTGCTGTCGGCTGACTGCGACGCCACAGACTGAACGCCCGGTTGGAGCGCGGCGAGAGCCGACCTTGTCAGAGCGATTCGTGTCCGGTGCATTAGGGTCCGCTTCGTGCAGTGTTTCCGGCTACCCATGGGCCTATCGCGGGTGCCAGCCGAAACCGCGCACCTCGCTCGGCGCGTGGGCAATCAGCCCGGAGAGCAGAATCACCAGCACGAACAGTTCGGCCCGCCAGGTCGGCAGGGACATCGCCAGCGCGAGTAGGCCGACCTTCAGGACGATCACCAGTCCTTTGAACTGAAACAGCCAAGCCGCGCTCGACCAGAGATAAAGGCATGCGAGCGCGATATCCGAGCCCAGAGCGAGAGGGCCATAGAGCCCCACCTGGCTTGTTCACGCCAAGGAGATACCACCCGCCAATCCGGGCGACGCCGAGGAGATGGAGACTGCGAAGCGCGATGTTGAGCCAGCGCTCACCCGCGAAGGCGCGCGGGCGGATAGGAAACAGGACGCGAATCAGTGTGCGCATGAATGTTGCCCCATGAGCTTGAATGCATGGAGAGCGACCGCCGAGCCGATGTCGCCGCTCCCGCGCACCAGCACGACGAATCGACCCATCATCGGTCTCAGTCCATCAAGGCCACGGTCTTCACCTGCGCGAAGACCGGCTGCCCCGGCTGCAACCCCAGACGCGCACAAGAGTGACGGGTGATGCAGGCGAGCAAGGGTGTTGTCTGATCGCAGCCGAGCGCGAGCTTGACCAGCAACTGGGCTTGCTCGATCTCGCGCAGTT
It encodes the following:
- a CDS encoding MFS transporter, whose product is MSALSPTASTLVAGLAIIGTVYGVLAAAYPIAVAEYFGADRVAAVFGVLFTAWGVGGVLGPWASAWVYRLMGSYETALLAAAVAAGLATICSIGLPAHGPRHQADSE
- a CDS encoding ArsR/SmtB family transcription factor, whose amino-acid sequence is MEHDEAAATLAELGNRHRLAVFRYLVKAGQGGASVGEIQQALGIPLSTLSHHLSRMAHVGLIDQTRHGRAILCVPNYAHLAELLAFIQQECCVGHHGDVAVSSVLSADCDATD
- a CDS encoding class I SAM-dependent methyltransferase, which codes for MTGSEYLESEFQHGQVDARGWRHEDLTRLSFADASLSAILSFDVLEHIPDYPAAARECLRCLKPGGVFVFSVPFIVEAQETLVRARLGSDGRIEHLHPPEYHGDPVSDAGCLCYYHFGWELLDQLRDLGFVDVTALDYWSAAHGYLGGNTLLFVARKPAG